The sequence CCGCTGGAGGGCGACGACGAACTGCTGGAGCGGCTGGCCCTGGAGATCAACCAGGCCGGCTTGTCGTGGCTGACGATCCTCAAGAAGCGAGATGCCTTCCGCGCAGCGTTCCACGGGTTCGACGTCGATCGCGTGGCATCGTACGGCGACGAGGATCGCGCGCGGCTGCTGGCGGACGCCGGCATCATCCGCAACCGGCTGAAGGTGGACGCCGTGATCGAGAACGCCCGCCGCATCCAGCAGCTTCGCGCGGAGTACGGCGGATTCGCGGAATGGCTGAACGCGTACCATCCACTGGAAAAGGCGGAGTGGGTGAAGCTGTTCAAGAAGACGTTCCGCTTTACGGGCGGCGAGATCGTGGGCGAGTTCCTGATGAGCACCGGCTACCTGCGCGGCGCGCACACGCCCGAGTGCCCGGTGTACGCGCGGGTGCTGGAGGCCGGGCCGGCGTGGGCGCGGGATGGGCTTGGAGGGGATTGAGGCTGGATTCGGTGCGTGCTGCGGGCGCCCCCCATCCCCAGCCCTTCCCC is a genomic window of Longimicrobium sp. containing:
- a CDS encoding DNA-3-methyladenine glycosylase I; translation: MSYCDAAPGHPVHGPYHDHEYGFPLEGDDELLERLALEINQAGLSWLTILKKRDAFRAAFHGFDVDRVASYGDEDRARLLADAGIIRNRLKVDAVIENARRIQQLRAEYGGFAEWLNAYHPLEKAEWVKLFKKTFRFTGGEIVGEFLMSTGYLRGAHTPECPVYARVLEAGPAWARDGLGGD